The Exiguobacterium mexicanum genome includes a window with the following:
- a CDS encoding glycosyltransferase family 4 protein produces the protein MLMVCQNYYPEIGSAGNRMQNITHLMKERGYEVEVITAAPSYPNFNLYKDDRFWNDKALNNQPFIKRLITKKRKHTSNMVSRLALFLEQMIKGVAAVQKLDSKPDVVFATTPSFFMAFVGVYAKRKYGVPFILDVRDLWPESVKGVGVFKHDWMLAPAFWFEKRLYKSADEIIINSEGFRSYLRQRGVDNDMIHYMPNSIRESERNLERTVPEDDRMEILYAGNMGLAQDVSLLLELAERFRDEPRVHFKLIGYGYRKNELKDMIKARGFKNFLFLEAMPRTEAFQAIKNADVAFVSLIEQEVFDTVIPGKLIDYMAVGKPIVAAVSGHAANVIEAAEVGYVSRKRDINEIELMLRKLLERPDLREKYGVNGIRYVKDNLCWENNIHVLEDVVEKVTMEETR, from the coding sequence ATGTTAATGGTCTGTCAAAACTATTATCCGGAGATCGGCAGTGCCGGCAACCGGATGCAAAATATCACGCATCTCATGAAGGAACGCGGATACGAAGTGGAGGTCATCACGGCCGCCCCATCGTATCCGAACTTCAACTTGTATAAAGACGATCGCTTCTGGAACGACAAGGCGCTCAACAATCAGCCGTTCATCAAGCGGCTCATCACGAAGAAGCGCAAACATACGTCGAACATGGTGAGCCGGCTCGCTTTGTTTTTGGAACAGATGATCAAAGGCGTCGCCGCCGTCCAAAAGCTCGACTCGAAACCGGATGTCGTCTTTGCGACGACCCCGTCTTTTTTTATGGCGTTCGTCGGCGTGTATGCGAAACGCAAGTACGGCGTCCCGTTCATCTTGGACGTGCGTGACCTCTGGCCGGAGTCGGTGAAAGGCGTCGGCGTGTTCAAACACGACTGGATGCTCGCCCCGGCGTTCTGGTTCGAGAAGCGTCTTTACAAATCGGCCGATGAAATCATCATCAACTCGGAAGGGTTCCGCAGCTATCTGCGCCAACGTGGCGTCGACAACGACATGATTCACTATATGCCGAACTCGATTCGAGAGAGCGAGCGCAACCTCGAGCGGACCGTCCCTGAGGACGACCGGATGGAGATTCTGTACGCCGGGAACATGGGCCTCGCCCAAGACGTATCGCTCTTGCTCGAGCTTGCAGAACGATTCCGTGACGAGCCGCGCGTGCATTTCAAGTTGATCGGCTACGGGTACCGGAAGAACGAATTGAAAGACATGATTAAAGCCCGCGGTTTCAAGAACTTCCTCTTCCTCGAGGCGATGCCTCGGACGGAGGCATTCCAAGCCATCAAGAACGCGGACGTCGCGTTCGTCAGCTTGATCGAGCAAGAAGTGTTCGATACGGTCATCCCGGGCAAACTGATCGATTATATGGCGGTCGGCAAACCGATCGTCGCGGCGGTGTCAGGCCATGCGGCGAATGTCATCGAAGCGGCCGAGGTCGGTTACGTGTCACGGAAGCGTGACATCAACGAGATCGAGCTCATGCTCCGGAAGCTGCTCGAACGTCCCGACTTGCGCGAGAAGTACGGCGTGAACGGGATCCGTTATGTGAAAGACAATCTGTGTTGGGAAAACAATATACACGTCCTCGAAGACGTGGTAGAAAAAGTAACGATGGAGGAAACACGATGA
- the secG gene encoding preprotein translocase subunit SecG, whose translation MQTIATISLLVVAVLLIVVVLLMSGRSQGLGAIAGGAEQLFGRQKARGFDAVLNRTAAVLGTLFFILGLLVASL comes from the coding sequence ATGCAAACGATCGCTACAATCAGCCTACTCGTCGTGGCTGTTTTATTGATTGTCGTCGTACTGCTCATGTCAGGTCGGTCGCAAGGTCTTGGGGCGATTGCAGGTGGCGCGGAGCAGTTGTTCGGCCGCCAGAAAGCGCGCGGCTTCGACGCTGTTTTGAACCGAACTGCAGCTGTACTAGGCACATTGTTTTTCATTTTAGGATTACTAGTCGCATCATTATGA
- a CDS encoding YitT family protein produces MKRQQQHLLRQQVWKKLQSISLMDIAWIVAGSFILAFGVNYFTVPNDFSEGGLLGVTIILYYLFGWDLGVTSIIGNGILFIVGYKLLDRRTMVYSVVAVIATSFFLSLTHDWGSPAEDKLLAAVYAGIMIGVGIGMVLRVGGTTGGGVIIARLMERYLHMSVAVSMFIIDAIVVGASGFILGEQVVLYTLIAIIIGSWVIDLVAEGLNIRKAVTIISDKQEELAVVLTETLGRSATIIHGHGYYTKQDKNMLYMIVDKRQVGPLKKIVEVTDPRAFVVIHQVKEVIGEGFSYPSR; encoded by the coding sequence ATGAAACGTCAGCAACAACATCTATTGCGTCAACAAGTCTGGAAGAAGCTCCAATCGATTTCCTTGATGGATATCGCCTGGATCGTCGCCGGCTCATTCATTCTCGCGTTCGGGGTGAACTACTTCACCGTCCCGAACGATTTCTCGGAAGGCGGCCTGCTCGGGGTCACCATCATCCTGTACTACTTGTTCGGCTGGGACCTCGGGGTCACGTCGATTATCGGGAACGGGATTTTATTCATCGTCGGCTATAAGCTGCTCGACCGCCGGACGATGGTCTATTCGGTCGTCGCGGTCATCGCGACGTCGTTCTTCCTCAGCTTGACCCATGACTGGGGCAGCCCGGCCGAGGACAAACTGCTCGCGGCCGTGTACGCTGGGATCATGATTGGTGTCGGCATCGGTATGGTGCTCCGTGTCGGCGGGACGACCGGAGGCGGGGTCATCATCGCCCGCCTCATGGAGCGGTACTTGCACATGAGCGTCGCCGTGTCGATGTTCATCATCGATGCGATCGTCGTCGGGGCGTCGGGCTTTATCCTCGGGGAGCAAGTCGTGCTCTATACGTTGATCGCCATCATCATCGGCTCGTGGGTCATCGACCTCGTCGCCGAAGGGCTCAACATCCGCAAGGCCGTCACGATCATCAGCGACAAGCAAGAAGAGCTCGCCGTCGTGTTGACGGAGACGCTCGGCCGCTCGGCGACGATTATCCACGGTCACGGCTACTATACGAAGCAGGATAAGAACATGTTGTATATGATCGTCGACAAGCGCCAAGTCGGCCCGCTCAAGAAAATCGTCGAAGTGACAGACCCACGTGCCTTCGTCGTCATCCACCAAGTGAAAGAGGTCATCGGGGAAGGGTTCAGCTACCCGTCCCGATAA
- the eno gene encoding phosphopyruvate hydratase, with protein MSMITEIYAREILDSRGNPSVEVEVFTEDGGFGRALVPSGASTGEHEAVELRDGDKSRYLGKGVLKAVANVNDTIAPELIGYDVFDQNAIDAKMIELDGTPNKAKLGANAILGVSMAAAHAAADELGLPLYTYLGGFNAKTLPTPMMNIINGGSHADNNVDFQEFMIMPVGAPTFREALRMGAEVFHALKSVLSGMGLNTAVGDEGGFAPNLKSNEEAITVILEAIEKAGYKPGEDVYLAMDVASSEFYDKSTGKYELAGEGKSLTTAELVDFYAELVDKYPILSIEDGCDENDWDGHKLLTEKIGNKVQLVGDDLFVTNTAKLAEGIEKGIANSILIKVNQIGTLTETFDAIEMAKKAGYTAVVSHRSGETEDATIADIAVATNAGQIKTGSLSRTDRIAKYNQLLRIEDMLGDVAKYDGIKSFYNLKK; from the coding sequence ATGTCAATGATTACAGAAATTTACGCACGCGAAATTTTGGATTCACGTGGTAACCCATCAGTAGAAGTAGAAGTCTTCACAGAAGACGGTGGTTTCGGCCGTGCCCTCGTCCCATCAGGCGCATCAACTGGTGAGCACGAAGCAGTTGAACTCCGTGATGGCGACAAGTCACGCTACCTTGGTAAAGGTGTACTCAAAGCCGTTGCGAACGTAAACGACACAATCGCACCTGAACTCATCGGCTACGATGTTTTCGACCAAAATGCAATCGACGCTAAAATGATCGAACTTGATGGCACACCAAACAAAGCGAAGCTCGGCGCAAACGCAATCCTTGGTGTCTCAATGGCAGCAGCTCACGCAGCAGCTGATGAGCTCGGTCTTCCACTTTACACGTATCTCGGTGGATTCAACGCGAAGACACTTCCAACACCAATGATGAACATCATCAACGGTGGCTCGCACGCGGACAACAACGTTGACTTCCAAGAGTTCATGATCATGCCTGTTGGTGCGCCAACGTTCCGTGAAGCGCTCCGTATGGGTGCTGAAGTATTCCACGCCCTCAAATCAGTTCTTTCTGGTATGGGTCTTAACACAGCAGTCGGTGACGAAGGTGGTTTCGCACCAAACCTTAAGTCAAACGAAGAAGCGATCACTGTTATCCTTGAAGCGATCGAAAAAGCTGGTTACAAACCAGGTGAAGACGTCTACCTCGCAATGGACGTTGCATCTTCTGAGTTCTATGACAAGTCGACTGGCAAGTACGAACTCGCTGGCGAAGGCAAATCACTTACAACTGCAGAACTCGTAGACTTCTACGCAGAACTCGTTGACAAGTACCCAATCCTCTCAATCGAAGATGGTTGCGATGAAAACGACTGGGATGGCCACAAATTGCTTACTGAGAAAATCGGTAACAAAGTTCAACTCGTTGGGGATGACCTCTTCGTAACGAACACAGCGAAATTGGCTGAAGGAATCGAAAAAGGTATCGCGAACTCGATCCTCATCAAAGTTAACCAAATCGGTACGCTCACAGAAACATTTGACGCGATCGAAATGGCTAAAAAAGCTGGTTACACAGCAGTTGTCTCACACCGTTCTGGTGAAACAGAAGACGCAACAATCGCGGACATCGCGGTTGCAACAAACGCTGGTCAAATCAAAACTGGTTCACTTTCGCGTACAGACCGTATTGCGAAGTACAACCAACTTCTCCGCATCGAAGACATGCTCGGCGATGTAGCGAAATACGACGGCATCAAGTCGTTCTACAACCTCAAAAAATAA
- the galU gene encoding UTP--glucose-1-phosphate uridylyltransferase GalU has translation MTRVRKAIIPAAGLGTRFLPATKAMPKEMLPIVNKPTIQFIVEEAVASGIEDIIIVTGKNKRAIEDHFDRAIELEQNLESKGKTELLESVRHSSNLANIHYIRQQEPKGLGHAIWCARKFIGDEPFAVLLGDDIIEADVPATKQLIDQYEQYERSIIGVQRVPYEMTNRYGIIDPLAVEGKLIPVRTFVEKPAVGEAPSNLAILGRYILTPDVFEALSAQEVGTGGEIQLTDAIARLNEVETVFAYEFDGRRYDVGEPIGFIEATIAHALCDPNLKANVRTLLKRFVDELEQQ, from the coding sequence ATGACACGCGTACGGAAAGCCATCATCCCGGCCGCCGGGCTCGGTACCCGCTTCTTGCCGGCGACGAAGGCGATGCCAAAAGAGATGCTCCCGATCGTCAACAAACCGACGATTCAATTCATCGTGGAAGAAGCCGTCGCTTCCGGCATCGAGGACATCATTATCGTGACCGGGAAGAACAAGCGCGCCATCGAGGACCATTTCGACCGAGCCATCGAGCTTGAACAGAACCTCGAGTCAAAAGGCAAGACCGAGCTCCTCGAGTCGGTGCGCCACTCGTCGAACCTCGCCAACATCCACTACATACGGCAACAGGAACCAAAAGGGCTCGGCCACGCGATTTGGTGTGCCCGGAAGTTCATCGGCGACGAACCGTTCGCGGTCCTGCTCGGGGACGATATCATCGAGGCGGACGTGCCGGCGACGAAGCAATTGATCGACCAGTACGAGCAGTATGAGCGCTCGATCATCGGGGTGCAACGCGTCCCGTATGAAATGACGAATCGATATGGTATAATTGACCCGCTTGCCGTCGAAGGAAAGCTCATCCCGGTCCGGACGTTCGTTGAGAAACCGGCCGTCGGTGAAGCCCCATCGAACCTCGCCATCCTCGGCCGTTACATTTTGACGCCGGACGTCTTTGAGGCGTTGTCGGCGCAAGAAGTCGGGACGGGAGGCGAAATCCAATTGACGGACGCCATCGCCCGCTTGAACGAGGTGGAGACCGTCTTCGCCTATGAATTTGACGGGCGTCGCTATGACGTCGGGGAACCGATCGGCTTCATCGAAGCGACGATTGCCCATGCGCTCTGCGACCCAAATTTAAAAGCCAACGTCCGCACGCTCTTGAAGCGCTTCGTGGACGAACTCGAACAACAGTAA
- a CDS encoding alpha/beta hydrolase, whose amino-acid sequence MKITAPKPFFFEGGPRAVLMLHGFTGSSADVRMLGRFLQKEGYTCMGPQYRGHAVPPEELLQYGPADWWEDVLNAYQSLKEKGYEEIAVCGLSLGGVMSLRLASQENVKGVIPMCAPTGIDAEDRLYKGVKAYAREYKSREDKSPEQIEQEMADFKPMPTLKDLRAFVRDTTTKLEDIFVPALVVQGAKDQMVDPESAHEIYEAINAFQKELLMYEESGHVITLDKEKEKLHQDVLDFLETLDWSV is encoded by the coding sequence ATGAAGATTACAGCACCGAAACCGTTCTTCTTTGAAGGCGGACCACGTGCCGTGTTGATGTTACATGGCTTTACCGGATCGAGCGCGGATGTCCGCATGCTCGGTCGTTTCCTGCAAAAAGAAGGCTATACGTGTATGGGTCCCCAGTACCGGGGCCATGCCGTCCCGCCGGAAGAATTGCTTCAATACGGACCGGCGGACTGGTGGGAGGACGTCTTGAACGCCTACCAGTCGTTGAAAGAGAAAGGCTATGAGGAGATTGCTGTCTGTGGCCTCTCGCTCGGCGGCGTCATGTCGCTTCGCCTCGCTTCACAGGAAAACGTCAAAGGCGTCATCCCGATGTGCGCCCCGACCGGAATCGATGCCGAAGATCGGTTATACAAAGGAGTCAAAGCCTACGCTCGAGAATATAAATCTCGAGAAGACAAATCACCTGAACAGATCGAACAGGAGATGGCGGACTTCAAACCGATGCCGACGCTCAAGGACCTCCGTGCCTTCGTCCGTGACACGACGACAAAACTCGAAGATATTTTCGTCCCGGCGCTCGTCGTCCAAGGGGCGAAAGATCAAATGGTCGATCCTGAATCTGCACACGAAATTTACGAGGCGATCAACGCGTTCCAAAAAGAACTGCTCATGTACGAGGAGTCGGGACATGTGATCACGCTCGATAAGGAAAAAGAGAAACTGCACCAGGACGTGCTCGATTTTCTCGAAACGTTAGACTGGTCAGTGTGA
- a CDS encoding glycosyltransferase, translating into MKSVCMFVWNHFTNDARVLRECSALAEAGYEVDLIALQDPKNPSLPKEEMRPEGFRVIRVKRQPSILANGMKALKSVRTWVSAKKTRQLGAGLVGAGLLVLAPLTMIGLGAAAGAILFPPVRKNIVNASAMLEMVFTSTKKSYDFYHANDLNTLPQALIAGKIVNKGKIVYDSHEVQTDRTGYGYIQSNLEGWLLPYVDSMMVENHTRAAHNEELYGFYPYVLHNYPFYRPLDFTLRKDLHALLDLPKDEKILLYQGGIQAGRGLEQLILAVKDFKEGTLVMIGDGKLKPVIKQMIEDEGVSDRVKMIDKVPVEALPYYTMNAYLGFQVLNNVCFNHYSASSNKLFEYLMAEVPVVSCDFPEIERVVAGNDVGVVVDSHDPQSIAEGVNRLLDDQALYARVKENTKTAREQYNWDLEKEALLNVYTNVVDRKLPIMKDGAPKPVQQ; encoded by the coding sequence ATGAAGTCAGTATGTATGTTTGTATGGAACCATTTTACGAATGATGCGCGCGTCTTGCGCGAATGCTCGGCACTCGCCGAAGCGGGCTATGAAGTCGATTTGATTGCGCTCCAAGACCCGAAAAATCCGTCGCTCCCGAAAGAGGAGATGCGTCCAGAAGGGTTCCGCGTCATCCGCGTCAAACGTCAGCCGTCGATTCTCGCCAACGGGATGAAGGCGCTCAAGTCGGTCCGCACATGGGTCAGCGCGAAGAAAACGCGTCAACTCGGTGCCGGACTCGTCGGCGCGGGACTGCTCGTCCTCGCACCACTGACGATGATCGGACTCGGTGCGGCAGCGGGTGCGATTTTGTTCCCACCGGTGCGTAAAAACATCGTCAATGCGAGCGCGATGCTCGAGATGGTGTTCACTTCGACGAAGAAGTCGTACGATTTCTATCACGCCAACGACTTGAACACGCTCCCGCAGGCGTTGATCGCCGGGAAAATCGTCAACAAAGGCAAAATCGTCTACGACTCGCACGAAGTCCAGACGGACCGGACCGGTTACGGCTATATTCAAAGTAACCTCGAAGGCTGGCTCTTGCCTTACGTCGACTCGATGATGGTCGAAAACCATACGCGCGCGGCGCATAACGAAGAGTTGTACGGCTTCTATCCGTACGTGCTCCACAACTATCCGTTCTATCGTCCGCTCGACTTCACGCTCCGCAAAGACTTGCATGCGCTCCTCGACTTGCCGAAAGATGAGAAAATCCTCTTGTATCAAGGCGGCATCCAAGCCGGCCGCGGACTCGAGCAGCTTATCCTCGCCGTCAAGGACTTCAAGGAAGGGACGCTCGTCATGATCGGGGACGGGAAGCTCAAGCCGGTGATCAAACAGATGATTGAGGACGAAGGCGTCAGCGACCGCGTCAAGATGATTGACAAAGTACCGGTCGAGGCGTTACCGTACTATACGATGAACGCGTATCTCGGTTTCCAAGTGTTGAACAACGTCTGCTTCAACCACTATTCAGCGTCATCGAACAAACTGTTCGAATATTTGATGGCCGAAGTACCGGTCGTGTCATGTGACTTCCCGGAAATCGAACGGGTCGTCGCCGGTAACGATGTCGGTGTCGTCGTCGATTCGCACGACCCACAATCAATCGCCGAAGGCGTCAACCGCCTGCTCGACGACCAAGCACTCTACGCCCGTGTCAAAGAAAACACGAAGACGGCGCGTGAGCAATATAACTGGGATTTGGAAAAAGAGGCACTCTTGAACGTCTACACGAACGTCGTGGACCGCAAGTTGCCGATTATGAAAGACGGTGCGCCAAAGCCAGTTCAACAGTAA
- the tpiA gene encoding triose-phosphate isomerase, with amino-acid sequence MRKPIIAGNWKMNKTLSEAVAFVEEVKNNIPSTDKVDAAIGAPALFLAPMVEAAKGSNLKLGAQNMYDKDSGAYTGEISPAMVADLGVTYVILGHSERREYFGESDAFINSKTKKAFEHGLTPIVCVGETLEEREGDKFEEVIKTQVEGGLADLSADQVKQLVIAYEPVWAIGTGKSADEADAQSSCKYVRDVVKGLYGEDVAAAVRIQYGGSVKPENIKEYMAQEDIDGALVGGASLEAASFLKLLEAI; translated from the coding sequence ATGCGTAAACCGATTATTGCAGGTAACTGGAAAATGAACAAAACACTCTCGGAAGCTGTCGCTTTCGTAGAGGAAGTTAAAAATAACATCCCATCAACGGACAAAGTTGACGCGGCGATTGGTGCACCAGCACTTTTCCTCGCACCGATGGTAGAAGCAGCGAAGGGGTCAAACCTTAAGCTCGGTGCTCAAAACATGTACGACAAAGACAGCGGGGCATACACAGGCGAAATCAGCCCGGCCATGGTCGCTGACCTCGGCGTGACATACGTCATCCTTGGACACTCAGAGCGTCGCGAATACTTCGGCGAATCTGATGCGTTCATCAACAGCAAAACGAAAAAAGCGTTCGAACACGGTCTTACGCCAATCGTTTGTGTCGGTGAGACATTAGAAGAGCGCGAAGGCGACAAGTTCGAAGAAGTCATCAAGACGCAAGTCGAAGGTGGCCTCGCGGACCTCTCAGCTGACCAAGTCAAACAACTCGTCATCGCGTACGAGCCAGTTTGGGCGATCGGCACTGGTAAATCAGCGGACGAAGCAGATGCGCAAAGCTCATGCAAATATGTTCGTGACGTGGTAAAAGGTCTTTACGGTGAAGACGTGGCGGCTGCGGTTCGCATCCAATACGGCGGTTCTGTAAAACCTGAGAACATCAAGGAGTATATGGCGCAAGAAGACATCGACGGCGCGCTCGTCGGCGGTGCTTCACTTGAAGCTGCTTCGTTCCTCAAGTTGTTGGAGGCGATTTAA
- the gpmI gene encoding 2,3-bisphosphoglycerate-independent phosphoglycerate mutase, with protein MARPVALIILDGFGMRNETFGNAVAAANKPNFDRYWEQYPHTLLNAKGEYVGLPEGQMGNSEVGHLNIGAGRVVYQSLSRVNNAIKDRSLFDRQAMNHLAGHVKKYDSSLHIMGLVSDGGIHSHINHMYAIVEFAKLHGIEKVYIHAFTDGRDCDPKSGAGFLEQTEAKLAELGLGQVASVSGRYYAMDRDNRWERVEKVYDVLVNAKGEVGTNAVDVLKQSYADGLTDEFVLPTVIEKDGQPVATIKDNDAIMFFNFRPDRAIELAKVFKEKTGFKGFKLSNTHPENILLVSMTKFSDEIDTDIVFPPEDLKNTLGETLAAQGYKQLRAAETEKYPHVTFFLNGQQETPFEDEDRFLVPSPKVATYDLKPEMSAYELTEGLLERIESDTYDAYIINYANPDMVGHSGMLEPTKKAVEVVDECLGKVVDALIAKGGAAIITADHGNADLVTNPDGSPMTAHTTEPVPCIVTKEGVELKPVLEGALCDLAPTLLHLLGGEQPAEMTGTSIVTK; from the coding sequence ATGGCAAGACCAGTCGCCCTCATCATCTTGGATGGTTTTGGAATGCGGAACGAAACGTTCGGTAATGCGGTCGCTGCGGCGAACAAACCGAACTTCGACCGCTACTGGGAGCAGTATCCACATACGCTCCTCAACGCGAAAGGCGAGTACGTCGGCCTTCCGGAAGGTCAGATGGGGAACTCGGAAGTCGGTCACTTGAACATCGGTGCCGGCCGGGTCGTCTATCAGTCACTTTCACGCGTCAACAACGCCATCAAAGACCGTTCACTCTTCGACCGCCAAGCGATGAATCACTTGGCCGGACATGTGAAAAAGTATGATTCGAGCCTCCACATCATGGGCCTCGTCTCAGACGGTGGGATTCACTCTCACATCAACCACATGTACGCCATCGTCGAGTTCGCAAAACTTCATGGTATCGAAAAAGTATACATTCACGCTTTCACGGACGGCCGTGACTGTGATCCGAAATCAGGCGCTGGCTTCCTCGAACAGACGGAAGCGAAGCTCGCTGAACTCGGACTCGGTCAAGTCGCTAGCGTGTCTGGACGCTACTATGCCATGGACCGCGATAACCGTTGGGAACGCGTCGAGAAAGTATACGACGTGCTCGTCAACGCGAAAGGCGAAGTCGGCACGAATGCGGTCGACGTGCTTAAACAGTCGTACGCAGACGGCTTGACGGATGAATTCGTCTTACCGACGGTCATCGAGAAAGATGGACAACCGGTCGCGACGATCAAAGATAACGACGCGATCATGTTCTTCAACTTCCGTCCGGACCGGGCGATTGAACTTGCGAAAGTGTTCAAAGAGAAGACCGGCTTCAAAGGCTTCAAACTTTCGAACACACATCCAGAGAACATCTTGCTCGTCTCGATGACGAAATTCTCGGATGAAATCGACACGGACATCGTCTTCCCACCAGAAGATTTGAAAAACACGCTCGGTGAGACTCTCGCCGCGCAAGGGTACAAACAGCTCCGCGCTGCGGAAACTGAGAAATACCCGCACGTCACGTTCTTCTTGAACGGACAACAAGAAACACCGTTCGAAGATGAAGATCGTTTCCTCGTACCGTCACCGAAAGTGGCGACGTACGACTTGAAGCCGGAAATGAGCGCATACGAGCTCACGGAAGGTCTTCTCGAACGCATCGAATCGGACACGTATGACGCGTATATCATCAACTACGCGAACCCGGACATGGTCGGCCATTCCGGTATGCTCGAACCGACGAAGAAAGCTGTCGAAGTCGTCGACGAATGCCTCGGTAAAGTAGTGGACGCACTCATTGCTAAAGGCGGCGCGGCGATCATCACGGCGGACCACGGGAACGCTGACCTTGTCACGAACCCGGACGGCTCACCGATGACGGCCCACACGACGGAACCAGTACCATGTATCGTCACGAAAGAAGGGGTGGAACTGAAACCAGTTCTAGAAGGCGCTTTATGCGACCTCGCCCCGACGCTCCTTCACCTGCTTGGTGGAGAGCAACCGGCAGAAATGACCGGCACATCAATCGTCACGAAGTAA